The proteins below come from a single Acidimicrobiia bacterium genomic window:
- a CDS encoding ABC transporter substrate-binding protein: MSRSAQLLVAIALAMSACTSGGATTTTSVSSTPSSLDPSTTTTTKPPDGFGGTVTVGIEAPVGSLNPFSTTVTGETSLIGAAVWATVYDIDPTTWERIPDTVTSLPTQVPGAVVDNGDGTVTVEYQIAPRATWSDGVPISGADLAFTAQTLRDLARAGNPAVDPVMASVVDADAVEKVAWITFDHPSLAFEDALWIILPSHVLAGESVTASDGTSWPAGGPFMVSGQDPTTLVRNPNYWKTDGHRQLPYADAIEFRVVSDPIQAVKDREVEMVEELTGIPDAELDGIGRMQSAPTPFIEQLSFNFIGDRDRANPASRNDDLSFRTAIAHAVDRAATLDEAGVPWAATVPGLIAPTGVSPWAAYVHNAALATDFIMDLPNPTDVASVLSTTNNGPDRPAIADALASAFADTGVRYSTKLLDSIQFYGDTLPSGAWDLGLWAWENDGGYAATLELLDRFDPAGAGAGLNGWGTISEDASSRFSELVSLARSTVDPVEFATFAAEADQILATELPVIPLFIRSSFLLVADQAVTGAVHNGTASRFTWNSETWQVVGE; encoded by the coding sequence ATGTCACGATCTGCCCAGCTGCTCGTAGCGATCGCGCTCGCGATGTCGGCGTGCACATCGGGAGGAGCAACCACCACGACATCGGTCTCGTCGACACCTTCTTCCCTCGACCCGTCGACCACCACCACAACGAAACCGCCGGATGGGTTCGGAGGAACGGTGACGGTTGGTATCGAGGCGCCGGTGGGCTCCCTCAACCCCTTCTCGACGACGGTGACCGGCGAAACCTCACTGATCGGTGCAGCGGTGTGGGCAACTGTCTACGACATCGATCCGACAACTTGGGAACGCATCCCCGACACCGTCACCTCCCTCCCGACGCAGGTTCCCGGCGCGGTCGTCGACAACGGCGACGGCACCGTCACGGTCGAATACCAGATAGCTCCGCGAGCGACATGGAGCGACGGCGTACCCATCTCGGGCGCGGATCTCGCGTTCACCGCGCAGACCCTCCGTGACCTCGCGCGAGCGGGGAATCCGGCCGTTGATCCGGTGATGGCCTCGGTCGTTGATGCCGACGCCGTCGAGAAGGTCGCCTGGATCACCTTCGACCATCCCTCCCTCGCCTTCGAGGATGCTCTGTGGATCATCCTGCCGTCCCATGTCCTCGCAGGGGAGAGCGTCACGGCATCGGACGGGACCTCGTGGCCTGCGGGTGGCCCGTTCATGGTCAGCGGACAAGACCCGACCACGCTGGTCAGGAATCCGAACTACTGGAAGACCGACGGGCATCGACAGCTCCCATACGCCGACGCGATCGAGTTCCGGGTGGTCAGCGACCCGATTCAGGCTGTGAAGGACCGAGAAGTCGAAATGGTCGAGGAGCTCACCGGGATCCCCGATGCGGAACTCGACGGGATCGGCCGCATGCAATCCGCACCGACACCGTTCATCGAGCAGCTCTCGTTCAACTTCATCGGTGACCGTGACCGTGCCAACCCTGCATCGCGCAATGACGACCTGTCGTTCCGGACCGCAATCGCACACGCCGTCGACCGTGCAGCCACCCTCGATGAGGCCGGTGTCCCATGGGCGGCCACCGTTCCCGGCCTCATCGCGCCGACCGGCGTTTCGCCATGGGCCGCATATGTGCACAACGCCGCGCTCGCAACGGACTTCATCATGGATCTGCCGAACCCCACCGATGTCGCCAGCGTCCTATCGACCACGAACAACGGACCGGACCGTCCCGCCATTGCCGATGCGCTCGCGTCGGCGTTCGCCGACACCGGTGTCCGGTACAGCACGAAGCTGCTCGACTCGATCCAGTTCTACGGAGATACGCTCCCCTCTGGCGCTTGGGATCTCGGTCTGTGGGCATGGGAGAACGACGGCGGCTACGCCGCGACCCTTGAGCTCCTCGACCGCTTCGATCCTGCTGGTGCGGGTGCGGGCCTCAACGGGTGGGGAACGATCTCTGAGGACGCATCCTCGAGGTTCTCAGAACTCGTCTCACTGGCCCGATCCACCGTCGATCCCGTGGAATTCGCGACATTCGCTGCCGAGGCCGACCAGATCCTCGCGACCGAGCTGCCGGTCATCCCGTTGTTCATTCGGTCGAGCTTCCTTCTCGTCGCAGACCAAGCCGTGACCGGCGCCGTCCACAACGGGACCGCATCGCGCTTCACCTGGAACAGCGAAACCTGGCAGGTGGTCGGCGAGTAG
- a CDS encoding Hsp20/alpha crystallin family protein produces MARFVDPFEQMDRMLAGAGSRWRGGVMPLDAYEKDGAYVLRFDVPGVDRDKIEVTVEDRVLTVTAERTMEDTVGANWILRERPTGINSRQVRLGDSLDASAVEADYDAGILTVVLPVKEEAKPQKIEIGTGSHKVLETTSS; encoded by the coding sequence ATGGCACGCTTTGTTGATCCATTCGAACAGATGGACCGCATGCTTGCAGGCGCTGGCAGCCGTTGGCGCGGAGGGGTCATGCCCCTCGATGCGTACGAGAAGGACGGCGCGTATGTTCTCCGGTTCGATGTCCCTGGCGTCGATCGCGACAAGATCGAAGTCACGGTGGAAGACAGGGTTCTGACGGTCACCGCCGAACGCACCATGGAGGACACCGTGGGAGCGAACTGGATTCTGCGTGAGCGTCCGACCGGAATCAACAGCCGTCAGGTTCGTCTTGGCGACAGCCTCGACGCATCTGCTGTGGAAGCCGACTACGACGCTGGGATTCTGACCGTCGTGCTACCCGTCAAGGAAGAGGCGAAGCCGCAGAAGATCGAAATCGGTACCGGAAGCCACAAGGTGCTCGAAACCACTTCCTCCTAG
- a CDS encoding aromatic ring-opening dioxygenase LigA produces MRKTAFIASIVVGVVLIIGGVATWIVVSNTLADQKITVADDASCLAGDDVNGPFSAYCQAKVINDHTLESTGGKTYAELDRDDPLRQVAMNSAFLQASLFTSVVAFGVAGMAILVGILFILIGLGMRDVSEVVAASDHADTGDGG; encoded by the coding sequence ATGAGGAAGACCGCATTCATCGCGTCGATCGTTGTCGGTGTCGTACTCATCATCGGGGGCGTCGCAACATGGATCGTCGTGAGCAACACCCTCGCGGATCAGAAAATCACCGTCGCCGACGATGCGAGCTGTCTCGCAGGGGACGATGTCAACGGACCGTTCAGCGCCTACTGCCAAGCAAAGGTCATCAACGACCACACCCTCGAGTCCACCGGTGGCAAGACCTACGCCGAGCTCGACCGCGACGATCCGCTCCGCCAGGTTGCCATGAACTCGGCGTTCCTCCAGGCGTCGCTGTTCACTTCGGTCGTCGCCTTCGGTGTGGCTGGCATGGCGATCCTTGTCGGGATCCTGTTCATCCTGATCGGTCTCGGGATGCGTGATGTCTCGGAGGTTGTGGCCGCATCCGACCACGCCGACACTGGGGATGGCGGCTGA
- a CDS encoding DUF885 domain-containing protein, translating to MNNDLRALADEYWEYFLERNPTEAHLLGDYRYIDRIEDASREAEDRDIAAYRRIAHEAQGIDPGSLDAPDQVTRETLIYECSTAAGVTETRQAEFGIDPTFGPHIVFEILIPQLSVETPEHAEAMLDKYRAIATMFDQLSQRLREGIATGRVNARFAVDKTVAAIDTLLDTPVADDAFLRAAMPDSFTDTDIAAWKERAAAIVTDTVRPALGRYRDVIRDEVGPVARSDDEAGLAYLPDGDLVYARLLEKYTTMPMQAGEIHEIGLQQIDRLATEYRAIAGPIIGTDDLAGIFTALRDDPALHHTSGADVVAQSEEAFAAAKAAMPDWFGRLPQSNCFVQETRHGAVAFYYPPAEDGSREGTFFMNTADPTSWATYEVQSTAFHEGIPGHHLQIAIAQELGDAVPAFQRNGFISAYGEGWGLYTERLADEMGLYTTDLDRVGMLSADSMRACRLVVDTGMHALGWSRQRAIDYMADNSPMTMHSIIEEIDRYLSDPGQAVSYMIGRLEIQRMRAETQLAMGESFDIKGFHDAVLGSGLVTLPTLDRIVTEWSTRAASP from the coding sequence ATGAACAACGACCTGCGGGCACTTGCCGACGAGTACTGGGAGTACTTCCTCGAGCGCAACCCCACCGAAGCGCACCTGTTGGGGGACTACCGGTACATCGACCGGATCGAAGATGCTTCGAGGGAAGCCGAGGACCGCGACATCGCTGCCTATCGCCGCATCGCGCACGAAGCGCAAGGCATCGACCCCGGTTCGCTCGATGCGCCAGACCAGGTGACGCGCGAAACGCTCATCTACGAATGCAGCACCGCAGCGGGTGTCACCGAGACGCGCCAGGCGGAGTTCGGTATCGACCCGACATTCGGGCCTCACATCGTCTTTGAGATCCTGATCCCGCAACTGTCGGTCGAGACTCCAGAGCACGCCGAGGCGATGCTCGACAAGTATCGCGCCATCGCAACGATGTTCGACCAGCTGTCGCAGCGACTCCGTGAGGGCATCGCGACTGGTCGCGTCAACGCGAGGTTCGCCGTCGACAAAACCGTTGCGGCCATCGACACGCTCCTCGACACGCCGGTCGCCGACGATGCGTTCCTCAGGGCTGCCATGCCCGACTCGTTCACCGATACCGACATCGCGGCGTGGAAGGAACGGGCTGCTGCCATCGTCACCGACACGGTGCGCCCCGCGCTCGGCAGGTACCGTGATGTCATCCGCGACGAGGTTGGGCCCGTCGCTCGATCCGACGATGAAGCGGGCCTTGCCTACCTCCCCGACGGCGACCTCGTCTACGCACGGCTCCTCGAGAAGTACACCACCATGCCAATGCAGGCAGGGGAGATTCACGAGATCGGCCTTCAGCAGATCGATCGCCTCGCCACCGAGTATCGAGCGATCGCGGGTCCGATCATCGGCACCGACGATCTCGCCGGGATCTTCACCGCGCTCCGTGACGATCCGGCGCTTCACCACACGAGCGGCGCCGATGTCGTCGCCCAATCCGAAGAGGCGTTCGCCGCAGCCAAAGCGGCGATGCCAGACTGGTTCGGGCGTCTCCCACAATCGAACTGCTTCGTGCAAGAAACCCGGCACGGCGCCGTCGCCTTCTACTACCCGCCAGCCGAGGACGGTTCACGCGAAGGCACCTTCTTCATGAACACGGCGGATCCGACCTCGTGGGCGACCTACGAGGTGCAGTCCACGGCGTTCCACGAGGGAATCCCCGGCCACCATCTCCAGATCGCCATCGCGCAGGAACTCGGTGACGCGGTCCCCGCCTTCCAGCGCAACGGGTTCATCTCCGCGTACGGCGAGGGGTGGGGCCTGTACACGGAACGCCTCGCCGACGAGATGGGCCTCTATACGACCGACCTCGACCGCGTCGGGATGCTGTCGGCAGATTCGATGCGAGCGTGCCGGCTCGTCGTCGATACCGGCATGCACGCCCTCGGGTGGTCGCGACAGCGGGCGATCGACTACATGGCCGACAACTCGCCGATGACCATGCATTCGATCATCGAAGAAATCGACCGGTACCTGTCCGACCCCGGCCAAGCCGTGTCCTACATGATCGGTCGGCTCGAGATCCAGCGGATGCGAGCCGAAACGCAACTGGCGATGGGCGAGTCCTTCGACATCAAGGGGTTCCACGACGCGGTGCTCGGGTCGGGGCTTGTCACGCTCCCGACCCTTGACCGTATCGTCACCGAGTGGAGTACCCGCGCCGCGTCACCGTGA
- a CDS encoding sigma-70 family RNA polymerase sigma factor, with protein MTITAHCHPAFGRVRLERIGGLAMEERIRAFVDTEYGKVVSAVRAATGRSDGAEDAVQEALVKVLRDGHHPDNLAAWVTVVATNEVRRVQRRQLTERRVSPRTSQPADGGLEGVAVATDVRKAIADLPDRQREIVMLFCYLDASVADIAASMGISGGTVKTQLHRARATLGEALGLEARP; from the coding sequence ATGACCATCACGGCGCATTGCCATCCCGCATTCGGGCGCGTACGGTTGGAGCGGATCGGAGGTCTCGCCATGGAGGAACGGATTCGGGCCTTCGTCGACACCGAGTACGGCAAGGTCGTGTCTGCTGTCCGAGCCGCGACGGGACGATCCGACGGCGCCGAAGACGCGGTGCAAGAGGCGCTGGTCAAGGTGCTTCGCGATGGTCACCACCCTGACAATCTCGCTGCGTGGGTGACGGTTGTTGCAACCAACGAGGTGCGCCGGGTGCAGCGCCGCCAACTCACCGAACGCCGTGTCTCGCCACGAACCTCTCAACCCGCCGATGGGGGCCTCGAAGGGGTTGCTGTTGCGACCGATGTTCGCAAGGCGATCGCTGACCTTCCGGATCGTCAACGAGAGATCGTCATGCTCTTCTGCTACCTGGACGCGTCGGTCGCCGATATCGCTGCATCGATGGGGATCTCGGGCGGAACGGTCAAGACCCAACTCCACCGTGCGCGAGCAACGCTCGGTGAAGCCCTCGGTTTGGAGGCACGACCATGA